CTTTGCGCTGCGGGGCATTCCGGCGCTGCCTGCGGGGGGGGCGCATATTCGCGTCACCTTCCAGGTGGATGCGGACGGCCTGCTGAGCGTCACGGCGATGGAAAAATCGACCGGTGTCGAATCGTCCATTCAGGTGAAGCCGTCCTACGGCCTGACCGATGGCGAAATCGCCTCCATGATTCAGGACTCAATGAGCTACGCCGAGCAGGATGTGAAGGCGCGTATGCTGGCCGAACAAAAAGTGGAAGCCGCACGCGTGCTGGAAAGCCTGAACGGCGCGCTCGCTGCCGATGCCGCGCTGTTAAGCGCCGCTGAGCGTCAGGTGATTGACGAGGCTGCTTCGCACTTAAGCGTGGTCGCCCAGGGCAATGATGCTGACGCAATAGAAGAAGCCATCAAAAACGTTGATAAACAAACCCAGGACTTTGCTGCTCGCCGCATGGACAAATCTGTCCGCGTCGCGCTGAAAGGCCAGTCCGTGGACGAGGTTTAATATGCCAAAGATTGTTATTTTGCCTCATGCGGACCTCTGTCCGGATGGCGCTGTTCTGGAAGCGAAGACCGGTGAAACCATTCTCGATGTTGCCCTGCGTGCAGGTATCGAAGTGGAACACGCCTGTGAAAAATCCTGTGCCTGCACAACGTGCCACTGCATCGTGCGTGAAGGTTTCGACTCGCTTGCCGAAAGCACTGAAGACGAAGACGACATGCTGGATAAAGCATGGGGTCTGGAGCCCGACAGCCGCTTAAGCTGTCAGGCGGCGGTGACCGACGAAGATCTGGTCGTGGAATTCCCACGTTACACCATCAACCACGCACGCGAGCATTGATATGGGACTGAAGTGGACAGACAGCCGTGAAATCGGCGAAGCGCTCTACGACGCTAACCCGGATCTCGATCCAAAAACCGTACGCTTCACCGATATGCATCAGTGGATCTGCGATTTAGAGGATTTCGACGACGATCCCAACGCATCCAATGAAAAAATTCTGGAGGCGATTCTGTTAGTCTGGTTAGATGAAGCAGAGTAAATCACGTAACGGGCTGCCTTCAGGCGGCCCGTTTGCTAATAAGGATAAATAAAATGACCGAAGCGATGAAGATTACGCTCACTACGCAACCCGCCGATGCGCGTTGGGGCGAGAAAGCCACTTACAGTATCAACAACGACGGTATTACCCTGCACCTGACGGGCAACGACGATCTGGGTCTGATCCAGCGCGCCGCGCGCAAAATTGATGGGCTCGGCATTAAGCATGTCTCTCTGGCAGGCGAGGGCTGGGACACCGACCGCAGCTGGGCGTACTGGGCTGGTTATAAAGGGCCGAAAGGCACCCGCAAAATTGAGTGGGCCAACCTTGATGAAGCCGGTCAAAAAGAGCTGGAAAGCCGCCTGACCATTATCGACTGGGTGCGTGACACCATCAACGCGCCGGCGGAAGAGCTGGGGCCGGAACAGCTGGCACAGCGCGCCGTTGACCTGTTGTGCGGCGTGGCTGGCGACAACATGTCTTACCGCATCACCAAAGGTGAAGACCTGCGCGAGCAGAACTACATGGGCATTCACACCGTGGGTCGTGGCTCTGAGCGTCCTCCGGTGCTGCTGGCGCTGGACTACAACCCAACCGGCGATAAAGACGCGCCAGTGTTTGCCTGCCTGGTCGGGAAAGGTATCACCTTCGACACCGGTGGCTACAGCCTGAAGCAGAGCGCGTTCATGGACTCCATGAAATCCGACATGGGCGGGGCGGCAACCATCACCGGTGCGCTGGCGTTTGCAATTACCCGTGGCCTGAAAAAACGCGTGAAGCTGTACCTGTGCTGCGCTGACAACATGGTTAGTGGTAATGCCTTCAAGCTGGGCGACATCATTCGCTATCGCAACGGCAAAAATGTTGAAGTGATGAATACCGATGCCGAAGGCCGTCTGGTGCTGGCCGATGGTCTGATCGATGCTTCTG
This region of Enterobacter cloacae complex sp. R_G8 genomic DNA includes:
- the fdx gene encoding ISC system 2Fe-2S type ferredoxin, which translates into the protein MPKIVILPHADLCPDGAVLEAKTGETILDVALRAGIEVEHACEKSCACTTCHCIVREGFDSLAESTEDEDDMLDKAWGLEPDSRLSCQAAVTDEDLVVEFPRYTINHAREH
- the iscX gene encoding Fe-S cluster assembly protein IscX yields the protein MGLKWTDSREIGEALYDANPDLDPKTVRFTDMHQWICDLEDFDDDPNASNEKILEAILLVWLDEAE
- the pepB gene encoding aminopeptidase PepB, with the protein product MTEAMKITLTTQPADARWGEKATYSINNDGITLHLTGNDDLGLIQRAARKIDGLGIKHVSLAGEGWDTDRSWAYWAGYKGPKGTRKIEWANLDEAGQKELESRLTIIDWVRDTINAPAEELGPEQLAQRAVDLLCGVAGDNMSYRITKGEDLREQNYMGIHTVGRGSERPPVLLALDYNPTGDKDAPVFACLVGKGITFDTGGYSLKQSAFMDSMKSDMGGAATITGALAFAITRGLKKRVKLYLCCADNMVSGNAFKLGDIIRYRNGKNVEVMNTDAEGRLVLADGLIDASAQKPELIIDMATLTGAAKTALGNDYHALFSFDDKLAARLLASAAAENEPFWRLPLAEFHRSQLPSNFAELNNTASAAYPAGASTAAGFLSHFVENYHEGWLHIDCSATYRKAAVEQWSAGATGLGVRTVANLLTAE